GAACGCACTACACGTAAAATTTGCAGACTCATGGATGTTCGGTAATGTCAACAATGAACGTAAAATTTTgctaaaatttatgaaaataaccTCTCTGCAAAagtaaacatattttcttattttccgCCTTTTTTCTGTAAGATATATAATCTGTGACAGTGCCATGTAATGTGTCAATCACTAATGTGCCATACCGAAGTAGATGCCACGTATATAAACTACGTGACTCGATGGCTTCCGTCATTTTTTTGCGCTAACATTACATACTTTCTTAAAATATGCGTCTATGATTGACTATAtgctatatacatattatatatctttaacgcctattatttatatttgtgagGAAAGCGTATCTTTAGTAATTCTGTGGTCGTAGTTGATAGTAATATTTCATTGTCGTTGAAAATTGACAGTTGAGAGTTGACTGCTGTCATCAAATGTCTAGCGATAATTTATAGTAGTtctagatattttaaatttttattagtagactttaatacaaattaaaattattgaaataagtCGGCATGAAATAAGAAATTGTTGTCTTTGACTAGggttgaaatttaaataaccttAAGTGAATATGATCAGTTActcattaatatttcattagttataatttatattgatgTTCTGAAATAGCTAAATTACATTgtctagtttttaattttaccgataccataaaaaatgtatttaaataaaattttatgtttttttctcATTGGtaagcatttttaaattatgtttactgCGGAAGTCATGAATGTCGATTTATtagtgtaatattatttttaggtctGAACGGTGCTCTTTCATCGAAAGTTTTAGAATTAAgtgataaatttattgatatcAGTAAGGATGGAATATGGTTTGTGAAGTTCTATGCACCTTGGTGTGCCTACTGCAGCAGATTAGAGCCAGTTTGGGCACATGTGGCGCAGGGTTTATTTAATACTCCTATAAAAGTGGCAAAAGTTGACTGCACCCGTTTTTCTGCTGTCGCTAGTCATTTTCAAATTCGTGCTTACCCAACGATAAtgttgtaagtattttttttgtctttgcttttgcactttttaatcaattatttatgaCACTGTTTTTTTAGCATTCAAGGCTCATCAACACATGTGTATAATGGGGAAAGAATCAAAGAAGATATGGTTAACTATGCATTAAGAATGGCCCAACCGCCAGTTCAGAAGGTATCCTATGCAGATAGCATTGAAAATTTGAAAGATACacatgatatattttttggttATATTGGTGATCACCAGGATACTCTGTGGGTTAGTATTCAACAGATAGAATACCTATAAATGGTTTACTATATTAtgaatgaatattaatattttcaggaAGTGTACACAATTCAAGCTATTAAATATCAACCACATAATTGGTTTTATTCAATGACTTATGAAACTGTTAAAAAGGCCTTAAAACCACCAAATAGTACCTGTGTTTTCGTTTTTAAGGATGATGATATATACTACTTTGGAGGTCagtttttcattgtttttagtaacagatgtataaaaatatttcgtatttttacctttaggtttattttgttgttgttaTATATCTCTTTCACAATAGCAATGTTTTCTAATGACTATTGAAACAACCTAATATTGATCAAAAGAAAATACTCATGTTACTaccttattaaatttatataattaatgtacatttaaatttacaatattatatctataactCAGACAttcatatgtttttattagaattaataGCCTTAGCCTTTTCCTTTAACTTGGTAAAATAAATCCTTGgagtatattgttatttaattaattttattatgtgttttgattttttgataaataaataattgtattttataaattaacatattaataataaatattcatggATGATGgaacataaaatatagtttgctaaaatttttatttggtaAGTATATTTATGTGCATTTTTCGACAATTGTGAAAATTTTACAGCAACACCagaattaatacaagataAGGAAACATTGAATACAACTTTGGATAAATGGGTACATTCTGAGAGATTTGGTTTCTACCCTAAAATTACAAGGTCAAATTTCAATGAACTACTGGACATAGAAAAGTACTTAGTCATTACAGTAGTTTcagaaaacaaattaaatgaaatatcacAAACAGAAAAAGACTTCAAGGATATGATTGAAAGTATAATAAggtgatttttttaacatagttACTTATCTGTGagtttgaatttaataataatctcaGTAGGGAACAATATGCTTAGTTaattctatatacatatagggttatgtgtatttttgaaatatttttctcaATACATATTGTGGTACACTTATTTTCTTAACATGTAGATTAGGCATTGCATTATAGCCTACTTCATATTTAAAGCCTACTTTCAGCACgggaaaattataattattgttatataatttcttttttttttcagaaaaagaaaacatgaACTTCACCATAAATTCCAGTTTGGTTG
This Pieris napi chromosome 16, ilPieNapi1.2, whole genome shotgun sequence DNA region includes the following protein-coding sequences:
- the LOC125057535 gene encoding protein disulfide-isomerase TMX3, with product MYLNKILCFFLIGLNGALSSKVLELSDKFIDISKDGIWFVKFYAPWCAYCSRLEPVWAHVAQGLFNTPIKVAKVDCTRFSAVASHFQIRAYPTIMFIQGSSTHVYNGERIKEDMVNYALRMAQPPVQKVSYADSIENLKDTHDIFFGYIGDHQDTLWEVYTIQAIKYQPHNWFYSMTYETVKKALKPPNSTCVFVFKDDDIYYFGATPELIQDKETLNTTLDKWVHSERFGFYPKITRSNFNELLDIEKYLVITVVSENKLNEISQTEKDFKDMIESIIRKRKHELHHKFQFGWMGSPDLANSIVMYDLSVPHIIVLNSTTHHHHLPDDDPILMTPEAVSMFLDEIHNEIAPAYGGKSFIVRLYRGFYEARATVSSMWRGNPILTALVFGLPLGFLSLLCYSICCADILDADEEEYPDQHEKKD